In Fervidobacterium nodosum Rt17-B1, one genomic interval encodes:
- a CDS encoding GGDEF domain-containing protein has translation MEYLALHDPLTGLPNRRFLEIELERMLTLAQRENKYVCLLYLDLKKFKPVNDKYGHDAGDYVLKVLAERFRNVVRKSDFVSRVGGDEFIFLLYDCKDYINFLERILGEIEKDVFYSYSKKISGNFGIAIYPDDAKSPDDLIMKADMAMYYAKTNDLKFYLAKNIEIKPQDSKENNNNKF, from the coding sequence TTGGAATATTTAGCACTACACGATCCGTTAACCGGATTACCAAACAGAAGATTTCTTGAAATTGAGCTGGAAAGAATGTTAACGCTTGCTCAAAGAGAAAATAAATATGTATGCTTATTATATTTAGACTTGAAAAAATTTAAACCTGTAAACGATAAATACGGTCATGATGCAGGAGATTACGTTCTAAAAGTTCTAGCTGAAAGATTTAGAAACGTTGTAAGGAAAAGTGATTTTGTATCAAGGGTAGGTGGGGATGAATTCATATTCTTGCTTTACGACTGCAAAGATTATATAAATTTCTTAGAAAGAATATTAGGAGAGATTGAAAAAGATGTATTTTACAGCTATTCTAAAAAAATTTCAGGAAATTTTGGCATAGCTATCTATCCCGATGATGCAAAATCACCTGATGATTTGATTATGAAAGCCGATATGGCTATGTACTATGCCAAGACAAATGATTTAAAATTTTACTTAGCAAAAAATATAGAAATTAAACCTCAAGATAGCAAGGAAAATAATAACAATAAGTTTTAG
- a CDS encoding GAF domain-containing protein codes for MRKNINKIIYFTIITTVLIIVPYTFLNLYLNSFVETFKSTFQRNVELFSNSISLSFFQWDEMYDAVINDDKKFLVEQFEGITKNYPFTEEVHIENKKPEFDSLYKISSDQTKIYVEFKIYDSFGEKNIQDKVAIAVFSAQKIVDYMGVKNLEINKFGKPFVYNLRYYIKPSIADISIALSVFSIVLLLLISVVLIAERNYRKVEETHKKALQAISELSQSLLKGVLEPTYQLLLDYAVKIIPGAQAGSVLTKENDFFVFSAVVGYDFETLSKIKLKPEELAQGYTRELKIIKRIGSFDKQNLPDEKIEQLRDSGKTEEIKSTLAIPIVINNEIVAFLNLDNFESENAFGQLSVEIGKTFANQLGLIFEKIWNI; via the coding sequence ATGAGAAAAAATATAAACAAGATTATTTATTTTACTATTATCACCACTGTGTTAATAATAGTACCATATACATTTTTGAATTTATACCTAAATTCTTTTGTGGAAACATTTAAAAGTACCTTTCAAAGAAATGTTGAATTATTTTCAAATTCTATATCGCTCAGTTTTTTCCAGTGGGACGAAATGTATGATGCTGTGATTAATGATGATAAAAAATTTTTAGTGGAACAATTCGAGGGAATTACAAAAAATTACCCCTTTACGGAAGAGGTACATATTGAAAATAAAAAACCAGAATTTGACTCTTTGTATAAAATTTCATCTGACCAAACAAAGATATATGTGGAATTCAAAATATACGATAGCTTTGGTGAGAAAAATATCCAAGACAAAGTAGCTATAGCTGTATTTTCTGCACAAAAAATAGTCGATTACATGGGAGTAAAGAATTTGGAAATTAATAAGTTTGGCAAACCTTTTGTGTACAATCTGCGCTATTACATAAAACCAAGCATAGCCGATATAAGTATCGCTTTAAGTGTTTTTTCCATAGTATTGTTGTTACTAATTTCTGTAGTTCTCATAGCAGAGAGAAATTACAGAAAAGTGGAAGAAACTCACAAAAAAGCCTTGCAAGCAATTAGTGAACTTTCCCAATCTTTACTTAAAGGCGTTCTTGAGCCTACATATCAATTATTGCTTGATTATGCTGTAAAAATCATTCCTGGAGCACAAGCGGGAAGTGTATTGACAAAAGAAAATGACTTTTTTGTTTTTTCCGCGGTAGTTGGATATGATTTTGAAACACTTTCAAAAATAAAACTCAAACCAGAAGAATTGGCTCAAGGATATACAAGAGAATTAAAGATAATAAAGAGGATTGGAAGTTTCGATAAACAGAATTTACCTGATGAGAAAATTGAACAACTGAGAGATTCTGGTAAAACAGAAGAGATAAAATCAACATTAGCCATTCCAATAGTAATTAACAATGAAATAGTAGCTTTTCTGAATTTAGATAACTTTGAAAGTGAAAATGCTTTTGGTCAGCTTTCTGTAGAAATAGGGAAAACATTCGCTAATCAGTTGGGATTGATATTCGAAAAAATTTGGAATATTTAG
- a CDS encoding 1-phosphofructokinase family hexose kinase: MIFTLTMNPCLDRYIYVDDLIVDDTIRAKKIVDYPAGKGIDVSRVIRELGGVSIAIALVGGDTGRKLEEMLDKEGVIYSSIRVPQETRMNIILESNKGQYRISMPGEKISVKKLQVVLEVLQALVREKDVVVVSGSLPKGVAAEFYTGIIFTLKQWGATVYFDADGDKLKAGLIGQPDYIKPNLHEFQRLIGKHVSTREEIISEAKKIIDIHELQGILLTLGGEGAYLITKEKVLFTKTIKVNVKSAVGAGDSFLAGFVFKKAEDASDEEALRWANAAGTAAVMTPGTRLCRKADVERLIDRIEVERIE, encoded by the coding sequence ATGATTTTCACTCTAACTATGAATCCATGCCTTGATAGGTACATTTATGTTGATGATTTGATCGTTGATGATACTATAAGGGCAAAGAAAATAGTTGATTACCCTGCAGGAAAAGGTATCGATGTTTCGAGGGTTATCAGAGAACTTGGAGGAGTTTCTATAGCTATCGCACTCGTTGGAGGAGATACTGGCAGAAAACTCGAAGAGATGCTTGACAAGGAAGGGGTTATATACAGCTCGATCAGAGTTCCTCAAGAAACGAGGATGAATATAATTTTAGAGTCAAACAAAGGGCAGTATAGAATAAGTATGCCCGGGGAAAAGATTAGCGTTAAAAAACTACAAGTTGTCCTCGAAGTTCTTCAAGCGCTTGTTCGAGAAAAAGATGTTGTTGTAGTTTCAGGTAGTCTTCCGAAAGGCGTTGCTGCAGAATTCTACACGGGGATTATCTTTACGCTCAAGCAATGGGGAGCAACTGTTTACTTCGATGCTGATGGAGACAAGCTAAAAGCAGGACTAATCGGTCAACCTGACTATATAAAGCCTAACTTACATGAATTTCAAAGACTTATTGGAAAGCACGTAAGTACTCGTGAGGAAATAATAAGTGAAGCAAAGAAAATTATAGACATCCACGAGCTTCAAGGTATTCTGCTTACACTTGGTGGAGAGGGTGCGTATCTTATCACAAAAGAAAAAGTATTGTTCACAAAAACAATAAAAGTTAATGTAAAAAGTGCCGTAGGCGCGGGTGACTCGTTCCTAGCTGGATTTGTTTTTAAAAAGGCAGAAGATGCAAGCGATGAAGAAGCGTTAAGATGGGCAAATGCCGCGGGAACTGCAGCAGTTATGACCCCTGGTACCAGATTGTGTAGAAAAGCAGATGTAGAAAGATTAATAGATAGAATAGAAGTGGAAAGAATTGAGTAA
- the aglA gene encoding alpha-glucosidase AglA, whose amino-acid sequence MENLKIAIIGAGSAVFSMKIVSDLCKVQKLKGSHVVLMDIDERRLHNVYVLTKELSRVFDANLDIETTTDMQKAIEGADFVINTAMAGGHDYLDKVRAIGEKHGYYRGIDAQNYNFVSDYLNLTNWNQFSLFLKIAKMIEKFAPNAWYLQAANPVFEGTTLVSTQTSIKMVGFCHGHYAVESLANLIGVKEYDWQVGGVNHGIWLTKFTTKDGKDLYPEIDKYKGKIQHKPSNPFDDQLSPVAWDMYDFYGLFPIGDTVRNSTWKYHRDLETKKRWYGEPWGGADSELGWKWYVEQLYKVVEIINQFATAIENGLTLEKVKDSMNLMPWLEDDWKNMVNELLDSEKLSGEQHVPFIDSVVNGTKRRFVVNMINKGKIKGIDDDVAVEICAWVSGENIEFEETHLPERVINWYIKPRVLLAKQALEAFLKKDTKLVADIIERDWRTKSSEQVKKLIDELYPFVIAEMKKIIEN is encoded by the coding sequence ATGGAGAATTTAAAAATAGCCATTATCGGCGCTGGTAGTGCTGTTTTTTCTATGAAAATTGTCTCCGATCTGTGCAAAGTTCAAAAATTAAAAGGTTCGCATGTTGTACTTATGGATATCGATGAAAGAAGGCTTCATAACGTGTATGTTCTTACGAAGGAATTATCTCGAGTATTTGATGCAAATCTTGACATTGAAACAACAACTGATATGCAAAAAGCCATAGAGGGAGCAGATTTTGTAATTAACACCGCTATGGCTGGAGGTCACGATTACCTTGATAAAGTTAGAGCAATTGGTGAAAAGCATGGGTATTATAGAGGTATCGACGCACAAAATTATAACTTCGTTTCTGACTATCTTAATCTAACAAATTGGAATCAATTTTCACTTTTTTTGAAAATAGCTAAGATGATTGAAAAATTTGCACCTAACGCCTGGTATTTGCAAGCTGCAAATCCAGTGTTTGAAGGTACAACCCTGGTTTCGACGCAAACATCAATAAAAATGGTAGGCTTTTGTCACGGGCACTATGCAGTTGAGAGTTTGGCCAATTTAATTGGGGTGAAAGAATATGATTGGCAAGTGGGTGGTGTCAACCACGGTATTTGGCTAACAAAATTTACAACAAAAGATGGGAAAGATCTTTACCCGGAAATCGATAAATACAAAGGTAAAATTCAACACAAGCCATCAAATCCATTTGACGACCAATTGTCACCTGTTGCATGGGATATGTACGATTTTTATGGACTATTCCCAATAGGCGATACTGTGAGAAATTCGACATGGAAATACCACAGGGATTTAGAAACAAAGAAAAGATGGTATGGTGAACCATGGGGTGGTGCCGATTCGGAATTAGGTTGGAAATGGTATGTAGAACAATTATACAAAGTTGTCGAAATCATCAACCAATTTGCAACAGCTATCGAAAATGGTCTTACGTTGGAAAAAGTAAAAGATTCCATGAACTTAATGCCTTGGCTAGAAGATGATTGGAAAAACATGGTTAATGAATTACTTGATAGTGAAAAACTAAGTGGCGAACAGCATGTTCCATTTATTGATAGCGTTGTGAATGGTACAAAAAGGCGATTCGTCGTTAATATGATAAACAAAGGTAAGATAAAAGGTATAGACGATGATGTTGCTGTTGAAATATGCGCATGGGTGAGTGGTGAAAATATCGAATTTGAAGAAACACACCTACCAGAGAGAGTTATTAACTGGTATATAAAGCCAAGAGTTTTATTAGCTAAACAAGCGCTTGAGGCGTTTTTGAAAAAAGATACAAAACTCGTCGCGGATATAATTGAACGGGACTGGAGAACAAAAAGTAGTGAGCAAGTTAAGAAATTAATCGATGAACTTTATCCGTTTGTAATTGCAGAAATGAAAAAGATAATCGAAAATTAA
- a CDS encoding IS110 family transposase, which translates to MAILAIDVSKNYLSFFSDFIGSGTVENSPQGIVELFNKAFASSSDFSLVLESTGVFSFNVANFFFQNNVPVFWVKTDNIKLYRKILNRPKTDKIDAELIFSIASKFPESLVPFVNNSYIISELRNLTRLYLKFNEDIARLKLRLYSYVSLYFPKLDFKLNKTFECLLKDYTIEEIANMPIEELFEYIAKISRHNVSSQVLAEKLQTLAKDALRLSVNPSNTLRISIVSTIDLIQHYEKQIELVKKEISKLLKVISNTLTTVKGIGEITAAGIIAEIGDINRFEKASALASYAGLVWTINQSGNYKSENNQLTKKGNKYLRTYLVMAANGVKTYDPVYKEYYRKKYAEATTHKHMRALILTARKLVNLVYYLLKNNVPYVPMK; encoded by the coding sequence TTGGCTATTTTAGCTATTGATGTCTCAAAGAACTATCTTTCTTTCTTTTCTGATTTCATCGGTAGTGGGACTGTTGAGAACTCTCCTCAAGGTATTGTTGAACTTTTTAACAAAGCTTTTGCTTCTTCTTCCGATTTTTCTCTTGTCCTTGAATCAACTGGTGTTTTTTCTTTTAATGTCGCTAACTTCTTCTTTCAAAACAACGTACCTGTCTTTTGGGTTAAAACTGATAACATTAAGCTCTATCGCAAAATTCTCAATCGTCCTAAAACTGACAAAATCGATGCTGAACTTATTTTCTCTATCGCTTCTAAATTTCCTGAGTCTTTAGTCCCTTTTGTCAATAACTCATATATCATCTCTGAGCTTCGTAATCTCACCAGACTTTATTTAAAGTTCAACGAAGATATCGCTCGATTGAAACTTAGGCTCTATTCGTATGTTTCTCTTTATTTCCCTAAACTTGACTTTAAACTAAATAAGACTTTCGAATGCCTGCTTAAAGATTATACAATCGAAGAAATCGCAAACATGCCAATTGAAGAGTTATTTGAATATATTGCGAAAATTTCCAGACACAATGTCTCTTCACAAGTCTTAGCAGAAAAACTCCAAACTCTTGCTAAAGATGCCTTGAGGTTGTCTGTTAATCCTTCAAACACTCTGAGAATATCTATTGTTTCCACTATCGATTTGATACAGCACTATGAAAAACAAATCGAACTAGTAAAGAAAGAAATAAGTAAATTACTTAAAGTAATTTCGAACACACTAACAACAGTCAAAGGGATAGGAGAAATAACTGCAGCTGGAATTATAGCCGAAATAGGAGACATCAATCGTTTCGAAAAAGCCTCAGCGTTAGCATCATACGCAGGGCTTGTATGGACAATCAATCAAAGTGGAAATTACAAATCAGAAAACAACCAACTAACGAAAAAAGGGAACAAGTATCTAAGAACATACCTAGTAATGGCAGCGAACGGAGTAAAGACATACGATCCTGTATACAAAGAATATTATCGCAAAAAGTACGCAGAAGCAACAACACACAAACACATGAGAGCGCTAATATTAACTGCAAGGAAATTAGTAAATTTAGTGTATTATTTACTAAAGAACAACGTACCGTATGTACCGATGAAATAG
- a CDS encoding PQQ-binding-like beta-propeller repeat protein has protein sequence MKRSPFPAIFVFVILLTTLSFPLDFVLFGHKDAVWELQTDGNLIYSVSADGTLKVWSKELVLLNTVTTHSSWARCVALSDKYIAVGGYKPDNEIRVYDKSNLKFLYTLKGHTASVFTLSFYKNYLFSGGSDNSILVWKDFKLFKRLKYHDAWVRKIVVFGDFLVSGDENGRVVFSNIADFSLVKMFELGSMVNAMSIMESSLIVGTANGTVYEFQIVGRDVKYRKVLSLDSPVEAIDSQGNYLYVSQLGSVFLFEKKAGSFKKMRKINVSPSEVSTLKVVGATIFAGNRQGEIYSYSITGDYKAKSPRHFFSSAKIIKSYKNNELIVARENGNVENYSIQTGLLKWSYNIGTSARFVAEAKDEIVVGSGSGKLFLLKGGKLTASIVTEDALISYLKLKDNLFYVGSLGKVYLLEKTDRWSIKPVLKLEGEWITALSYSGNVIYIGTNAGNVYTFDTKNGKASRIYNYPSCAVSILMVNSSLYAFFFDGKYAIFDGKSWQLKNSEISPLYSVYLSGKDLV, from the coding sequence ATGAAGAGAAGTCCATTTCCTGCTATTTTCGTCTTCGTTATTTTGCTGACAACACTTTCATTCCCCCTCGATTTCGTCCTCTTTGGTCACAAAGATGCCGTTTGGGAGCTCCAAACAGACGGTAATTTGATTTATTCAGTAAGCGCAGATGGAACGTTAAAAGTGTGGAGTAAGGAGCTCGTGCTCCTAAACACAGTTACAACTCACAGTAGCTGGGCAAGGTGCGTTGCGCTGAGTGATAAATATATAGCTGTTGGAGGGTATAAGCCAGATAATGAGATTAGGGTGTACGATAAATCGAACCTAAAATTCCTCTATACGTTAAAGGGGCATACAGCTTCTGTTTTTACGCTATCTTTCTACAAGAACTATCTGTTTTCAGGCGGTTCGGACAACAGTATCTTGGTATGGAAAGATTTCAAGCTTTTTAAACGTTTGAAGTACCACGATGCGTGGGTACGCAAGATCGTTGTCTTTGGTGATTTCTTAGTCAGCGGAGATGAGAATGGGCGTGTTGTTTTTTCCAACATAGCTGATTTTTCTTTGGTGAAAATGTTCGAGTTGGGTTCTATGGTTAATGCGATGAGTATTATGGAGAGTTCTCTCATCGTGGGAACAGCAAATGGTACTGTTTATGAGTTTCAGATAGTTGGCAGGGATGTTAAATACAGAAAGGTACTTTCTTTGGATTCACCTGTCGAGGCAATCGATAGTCAAGGTAACTATCTTTATGTTTCACAGTTGGGCAGTGTTTTTTTATTTGAGAAGAAAGCTGGATCTTTTAAGAAGATGCGTAAGATTAATGTTTCGCCATCGGAGGTAAGTACTCTGAAGGTTGTTGGAGCAACGATTTTTGCAGGCAACAGGCAGGGGGAGATATATTCATATTCAATTACGGGTGATTATAAAGCTAAGTCGCCAAGGCATTTCTTCTCTTCAGCCAAGATAATAAAATCCTACAAGAATAATGAACTTATCGTTGCAAGGGAAAATGGAAATGTTGAGAATTATTCCATTCAAACGGGTTTGCTTAAATGGTCATACAATATAGGCACATCTGCACGATTCGTTGCTGAGGCAAAGGATGAAATCGTAGTCGGCTCAGGCTCTGGAAAGCTCTTTTTATTGAAAGGCGGAAAATTGACTGCGTCTATCGTAACTGAAGACGCTTTAATCAGTTACCTAAAGCTCAAAGATAATCTCTTTTACGTAGGCTCACTCGGAAAAGTCTATTTGCTCGAGAAAACAGACAGGTGGAGCATTAAACCTGTCTTAAAACTCGAGGGCGAGTGGATAACGGCTCTATCATACAGTGGCAATGTGATATACATAGGCACAAACGCGGGAAATGTATACACTTTTGATACAAAAAACGGAAAGGCTTCGAGAATTTACAACTATCCAAGTTGTGCTGTTTCTATCTTGATGGTGAATAGCAGTCTTTATGCTTTCTTCTTCGATGGCAAATACGCTATCTTTGACGGCAAGAGCTGGCAGCTCAAGAATTCCGAAATTTCTCCACTCTACAGTGTATATTTATCCGGAAAAGATCTCGTATAA